A window from Candidatus Aminicenantes bacterium encodes these proteins:
- the rfbB gene encoding dTDP-glucose 4,6-dehydratase, giving the protein MEKNTLFITGGAGFIGSNFIHHLFVDPGFSGRVVNYDKLTYAGNEDNLTAIKEKWQGKRYFFIKGDINDRPLLKDALDRFQPQAVINFAAESHVDRSIDAPMVFIDTNIKGTACLLEEALAYWQSRPGVAREKFRFLHISTDEVFGALADSGLFSEKTPYHPNSPYAASKAASDHLLNAWHQTFGLPVLLTNCSNNYGPYQFPEKLIPLTIINCLHEKPLPVYGRGANIRDWLYVDDHCGALQRVLAEGKIGTSYNIGGGNELKNIDVVKSICAIMDRLKPRAGGKTHADLIAFVSDRPGHDYRYAIDFAKIKNELGWQPGHNFASGLQETVQWYIDHEAWWQAIREKKYDLARLGTRR; this is encoded by the coding sequence ATGGAAAAAAACACCCTGTTCATTACCGGCGGCGCCGGTTTTATCGGCAGCAATTTCATCCACCACCTGTTCGTCGACCCCGGGTTTTCGGGAAGGGTCGTCAATTACGACAAGCTGACCTATGCCGGCAATGAAGACAACCTGACCGCGATCAAGGAAAAATGGCAGGGAAAGAGATACTTTTTCATCAAGGGCGATATCAACGACCGGCCGCTGCTAAAGGATGCCTTGGACCGCTTCCAACCGCAGGCTGTCATCAATTTCGCCGCCGAAAGCCACGTCGACCGGTCGATCGACGCGCCGATGGTTTTTATCGATACCAATATCAAGGGAACCGCCTGCCTGCTGGAAGAAGCCCTGGCCTATTGGCAATCCCGCCCCGGCGTTGCCAGGGAAAAATTCCGCTTCCTGCATATCTCCACCGATGAGGTTTTCGGCGCGCTGGCCGATAGCGGACTGTTCAGCGAAAAAACCCCCTACCATCCCAACTCGCCCTACGCCGCTTCCAAGGCGGCTTCCGACCACCTGCTGAACGCCTGGCACCAGACGTTCGGCCTGCCGGTCCTGCTGACCAATTGCTCGAACAACTACGGCCCCTACCAGTTTCCCGAGAAGCTGATCCCTCTGACGATCATCAACTGCCTGCACGAGAAACCCCTGCCCGTTTACGGCCGCGGGGCCAACATCCGCGACTGGCTGTACGTTGACGACCACTGCGGCGCGTTGCAGCGGGTCCTGGCCGAAGGCAAGATCGGCACCTCGTACAACATCGGCGGCGGCAACGAGCTCAAGAATATCGATGTCGTGAAGAGCATCTGCGCGATCATGGATCGCCTCAAGCCCCGGGCCGGGGGCAAAACGCATGCGGACTTGATCGCCTTTGTCAGCGACCGGCCGGGGCACGATTACCGCTACGCCATCGATTTTGCCAAGATCAAGAACGAGCTTGGCTGGCAACCCGGGCACAATTTCGCTTCCGGCCTCCAGGAGACCGTGCAGTGGTACATCGACCATGAAGCCTGGTGGCAGGCCATCCGCGAGAAGAAATACGACCTGGCCAGGCTCGGAACCAGGAGATGA